The Pseudomonadota bacterium genome includes a region encoding these proteins:
- a CDS encoding formate--tetrahydrofolate ligase, with product MTQEAANHQVFSLAQEVAGIDAPAEAHKVISDIEIARRADKKPIKEVAEQLDIPPEALRHYGHHIAKIDDTFLRELADRPHGKLILVTAITPTPAGEGKTTTTVGLGDGLSRIGKKSMICVREPSLGPCFGMKGGAAGGGYAQVVPMEEINLHFTGDFHAISTAHNLLAAVLDNHIHWGNALDIDVRRVTWKRVMDMNDRNLRHIVSGLGGVGNGYPRETGFDITVASEVMAIFCLARNLRDLEERLGNIVVGYSRDREPITARDLKAHRAMTVLLRDALLPNLVQTLENTPAFIHGGPFANIAHGCNSLMATETALRLSDYVVTEAGFGADLGAEKFFNIKCRKGGLEPAAAVLVATVRALKMHGGVTARNLAKPSVDAVSLGLENLGRHIESLKRFGVPAVVAINHFSGDTEEEIASITGFCERLGVKAFICRHWAEGGHGTEEMAACVAELADSGQARFRPLYPDDTPLLDKISTIATELYHASGVSAPARVVRQLKEWEDVGYGHLPVCMAKTQYSFSTDPNLKGAPVNHVINVREVRLSAGAGFVVAVCGDMMTMPGLPREPAANVIGLDDADQIIGLF from the coding sequence ATGACCCAGGAAGCAGCCAACCACCAGGTATTCAGCCTGGCCCAGGAAGTCGCAGGCATTGACGCGCCAGCCGAGGCCCACAAGGTGATCAGCGATATCGAAATCGCCCGCAGGGCCGACAAGAAGCCGATCAAGGAGGTTGCCGAGCAACTCGACATTCCGCCGGAAGCACTGCGTCACTACGGTCACCATATCGCCAAGATCGACGATACCTTCCTGCGTGAGCTCGCGGACCGACCGCATGGCAAGCTGATTCTGGTCACGGCCATCACGCCGACCCCGGCCGGGGAAGGCAAGACCACGACCACCGTCGGGCTGGGTGATGGTCTGTCGCGCATTGGCAAGAAGTCGATGATTTGCGTGCGTGAGCCCAGTCTCGGTCCCTGCTTCGGAATGAAGGGTGGTGCAGCCGGCGGCGGCTATGCCCAGGTCGTTCCGATGGAAGAGATCAACCTGCACTTTACCGGCGACTTCCACGCCATCTCGACGGCGCACAACCTGCTCGCCGCCGTGCTCGACAACCATATCCACTGGGGCAACGCGCTCGACATCGATGTGCGCCGGGTGACGTGGAAACGCGTGATGGACATGAACGACCGCAACCTGCGCCATATCGTCTCTGGGCTGGGCGGGGTCGGCAACGGCTACCCGCGAGAGACCGGTTTCGATATCACGGTCGCATCCGAGGTGATGGCGATCTTCTGTCTGGCCCGCAACCTGCGTGATCTGGAAGAGCGGCTGGGCAACATCGTCGTTGGCTACAGCCGGGACCGCGAGCCGATCACCGCGCGCGATCTCAAGGCGCACCGGGCCATGACCGTGCTGCTCAGGGACGCGCTGTTGCCGAACCTCGTCCAGACCCTGGAGAACACCCCGGCCTTCATTCACGGCGGGCCATTCGCCAACATCGCCCATGGCTGCAACTCGCTAATGGCAACCGAAACCGCGCTGCGACTGTCGGATTACGTCGTTACCGAGGCCGGCTTCGGTGCCGACCTGGGAGCGGAGAAGTTCTTCAACATCAAGTGTCGCAAGGGGGGTCTGGAACCGGCGGCCGCAGTGCTGGTCGCCACCGTGCGGGCGCTGAAAATGCACGGCGGAGTGACGGCCAGGAACCTGGCAAAGCCCAGCGTGGACGCGGTCAGCCTGGGCCTGGAAAACCTCGGCCGCCATATCGAGAGCCTGAAGCGGTTCGGCGTGCCGGCGGTGGTGGCTATCAATCACTTCAGCGGCGACACCGAAGAGGAAATTGCCTCGATCACCGGATTCTGCGAGCGCCTGGGAGTCAAAGCCTTCATCTGCAGGCACTGGGCCGAGGGCGGCCACGGCACGGAGGAAATGGCCGCCTGCGTCGCCGAACTGGCCGACAGTGGACAAGCCCGCTTCCGCCCGCTGTATCCTGACGATACACCACTGCTCGACAAGATCTCGACGATCGCCACCGAGCTCTATCACGCCAGCGGCGTCAGTGCACCGGCCCGCGTGGTGCGCCAGCTCAAGGAGTGGGAGGACGTCGGCTACGGCCATTTGCCGGTGTGCATGGCCAAGACCCAGTACAGCTTTTCAACCGACCCCAATCTCAAAGGCGCACCGGTCAACCACGTCATTAACGTCCGCGAAGTGCGGCTGAGCGCCGGTGCCGGATTCGTGGTGGCCGTTTGTGGCGACATGATGACCATGCCCGGACTGCCGCGCGAGCCGGCTGCCAACGTGATCGGCCTGGATGATGCCGACCAGATCATCGGCCTGTTCTGA
- a CDS encoding sarcosine oxidase subunit beta family protein, whose translation MKRYSALTLLRHALTGHRNWPRVWRHPEPKREYEVVIVGGGGHGLATAYYLAREHGITDVAVLEKGWLGGGNTGRNTTIVRSNYLEDASAKMYDHALDLWRTLSQQLNYNVMYSPRGVINLAHEQNEARDIRRRVHANRLNGIDSVWLDADGVKAVCPIIDISRDVRYPIQGGSYQKSAGVARHDAVAWGYARGADERGVDIIQQCEVTNIFRENGAVTGVDTTRGRIRAKKVAIVASGHTSVLAGMVGLRLPIESHPLQALVSEPLKPVMPTVVMSNLVHVYLSQSDKGELVIGAGIDGYNSYTQRGGFNIVEEQLCALKEMFPIVSRVRMMRQWAGIVDVCPDASPLICKTPVKGFYVNGGWGTGGFKATPGSGHLFAHTIARDEPHRKNAAFSLERFSTGALVAEHGAAAVAH comes from the coding sequence ATGAAGCGCTACTCCGCGCTAACGCTGCTTCGCCACGCATTGACGGGCCACAGAAACTGGCCGCGAGTCTGGCGGCATCCCGAGCCGAAGCGCGAGTATGAGGTTGTCATTGTCGGTGGCGGTGGCCACGGTCTGGCCACCGCCTACTACCTGGCCAGGGAACACGGCATCACTGACGTGGCCGTGCTCGAAAAAGGCTGGCTCGGCGGCGGCAACACCGGGCGCAACACCACGATTGTCCGATCGAACTATCTCGAAGACGCCAGCGCAAAGATGTACGACCACGCCCTCGATTTGTGGCGGACACTCAGCCAGCAGCTGAACTACAACGTGATGTACTCCCCGCGCGGCGTCATCAATCTCGCCCATGAACAGAACGAGGCCCGGGACATCAGGCGCCGGGTGCACGCCAATCGTCTCAACGGCATCGATTCGGTGTGGCTGGACGCCGACGGCGTAAAGGCCGTCTGTCCGATCATCGATATTTCCCGCGACGTTCGCTACCCGATCCAGGGCGGCAGCTACCAGAAATCGGCCGGCGTGGCACGCCACGACGCGGTGGCCTGGGGTTATGCCCGCGGCGCCGATGAGCGGGGCGTCGACATCATCCAGCAGTGCGAGGTCACCAACATCTTCCGCGAAAACGGCGCGGTCACGGGCGTGGATACGACCCGCGGCAGGATTCGGGCGAAGAAGGTCGCTATCGTTGCCTCCGGGCATACCTCCGTCCTGGCCGGCATGGTCGGACTGCGCCTGCCAATCGAGTCTCACCCGCTGCAGGCGCTGGTCTCAGAACCGCTCAAACCGGTCATGCCCACGGTGGTCATGTCCAATCTGGTACACGTGTACCTGAGCCAGTCCGACAAGGGTGAACTGGTCATCGGCGCCGGCATCGACGGCTACAACTCCTATACCCAGCGCGGCGGCTTCAACATCGTCGAGGAGCAGCTTTGCGCGCTCAAGGAGATGTTCCCGATCGTCAGCCGGGTGCGCATGATGCGCCAGTGGGCCGGCATCGTCGACGTGTGCCCGGATGCCTCGCCACTGATCTGCAAGACGCCGGTCAAGGGCTTTTACGTCAACGGCGGCTGGGGCACCGGCGGCTTCAAGGCCACGCCCGGCTCCGGCCACCTGTTCGCCCACACCATCGCCCGAGACGAGCCGCACCGGAAAAACGCTGCGTTCTCGCTGGAGCGCTTTTCGACCGGCGCGCTGGTCGCCGAGCACGGCGCCGCGGCGGTCGCGCACTGA
- a CDS encoding sarcosine oxidase subunit delta: MFLIECPWCGKRDQREFSCGGEAHIVRPTDSETMSDEQWADYLFMRSNTLGVHAERWVHVHGCGQWFNALRNTATDEFVAVYRMDETPPGAHGD, from the coding sequence ATGTTCCTGATTGAGTGCCCCTGGTGCGGTAAGCGCGACCAGCGCGAGTTCAGCTGCGGCGGCGAAGCGCATATCGTGCGGCCGACCGACAGCGAAACCATGAGCGACGAGCAGTGGGCCGACTACCTGTTCATGCGCAGCAACACGCTCGGCGTGCACGCAGAACGCTGGGTGCACGTGCACGGCTGCGGCCAGTGGTTCAACGCGCTGCGCAACACCGCCACCGACGAGTTCGTGGCGGTCTACCGCATGGATGAAACGCCGCCAGGGGCGCACGGAGACTGA
- a CDS encoding sarcosine oxidase subunit alpha family protein, which produces MQFSRQENRLKSGGRIDRERCVEFTFDGRRLTGHPGDTLASALLANNVHLVGRSFKYHRPRGILTADVTEPSALVQVGPDETITEPNLRATQVELYDGLVARSQNARPALNFDLQSINDWFWSLLPAGFYYKTFMAPAALWNFYERIIRHAAGMGRAPAGPDPDRYEHRYQTCEVLVAGGGPTGLIAAEAAARTGARVILADERDRFGGRLLDEPATDDWIARRIASLAERDNVTLLSRTTVFGAYHDGFFGLVERVTDHLPPAQRPQHVPRQRFWQVRAARAVMATGLNERHLVFHLNDRPGIMLAGAVRSYLHRYGVLPGCQPAVLTNNNSAWQTAFDLAEAGATVAAIIDTRPEPPLRLVERAQSKGIRVLAGHTAVGTCGRGRIRAVEVKPVGANGQPGRGGEALRCDLLCASGGWNPVVHLFSHLQGPLRFDKTLASFVPAAAEQRGLHPTGGARGLFDLTEALVDAADVGLAAARAAGFDGPPLAIPAAPGTPANRLDLEPAWELPSSVPDKNKRAWVDLQNDVTAKDLKLALTEGYRSVEHVKRYTTTGMGTDQGKVGNVTALGILASQQQLDVPEIGFTTFRPPYSPATIGTLAGRNTGEFLAPVRKTPMHDWHEAHGAVFEDVGQWKRPFCYPRDGESEHAAVQREARAVRESVGVLDGSTLGKIDIRGPDAAEFINRIYTNAWLKLAPGKCRYGLMLGEDGMVMDDGVTARISKDHFHMTTTTGGAARVMAWLEEWHQTEWPRLKLRMTSVTDQWAVASMAGPNSRRVMEKLVDDIDVSKDAMPFMAWTSGHVCGGVPARVFRISFSGELGFEINVPARYGLALWRAVMSAGAEFDITPYGTEVMHLLRAEKGFIIVGQDTDGTITPLDLNMDWVVSKNKDFIGRRSLYRADMLREDRKQLVGLYPGDPNLVLEEGAHVLEPGATTTPPVPMLGHVTSSYYSPNLERGFAMALVAGGLSRKGERLVVDTGDGRAEVEVVDPVFFDPEGERLHG; this is translated from the coding sequence ATGCAATTCTCCCGCCAGGAAAACCGGCTCAAGAGCGGCGGCCGTATCGACCGCGAGCGATGCGTCGAATTCACGTTCGACGGGCGGCGGCTGACCGGCCATCCTGGCGACACGCTGGCCAGCGCGCTGTTGGCCAACAACGTCCATCTGGTCGGACGCAGCTTCAAGTACCATCGGCCGCGCGGAATCCTGACCGCCGACGTCACCGAGCCCAGCGCACTGGTGCAGGTCGGGCCTGATGAAACGATCACCGAGCCCAATCTGCGCGCCACCCAGGTCGAGCTTTACGACGGTCTGGTCGCGCGCTCGCAGAACGCCCGCCCGGCGCTGAACTTCGACCTGCAATCGATCAACGACTGGTTCTGGTCACTGCTGCCGGCCGGCTTTTACTACAAGACCTTCATGGCCCCGGCGGCGCTGTGGAACTTCTATGAACGAATCATCCGGCACGCCGCCGGCATGGGGCGAGCGCCGGCCGGCCCGGATCCCGACCGCTACGAGCACCGCTATCAGACCTGCGAGGTCCTGGTGGCCGGCGGCGGGCCGACCGGATTGATTGCCGCCGAGGCAGCCGCGCGAACCGGCGCCCGCGTCATCCTCGCCGACGAGCGTGACCGCTTCGGCGGCCGTCTGCTTGACGAGCCGGCAACCGATGACTGGATCGCCCGGCGTATCGCCTCACTGGCCGAGCGCGACAACGTCACGCTGCTGTCGCGCACCACGGTGTTCGGCGCCTACCATGACGGCTTTTTCGGCCTGGTCGAGCGAGTGACCGATCACCTGCCGCCAGCACAGCGGCCGCAGCACGTCCCCAGACAGCGTTTCTGGCAGGTGCGGGCGGCGCGAGCCGTGATGGCGACGGGGCTGAACGAGCGTCACCTGGTGTTCCACCTCAACGACCGGCCCGGCATCATGCTCGCCGGCGCCGTGCGCAGCTATCTACACCGCTACGGGGTGCTCCCCGGTTGCCAGCCGGCTGTGCTGACCAACAACAACAGCGCCTGGCAGACCGCCTTCGACCTGGCCGAGGCCGGGGCGACAGTCGCGGCGATCATCGATACCCGCCCAGAGCCGCCGCTGAGGCTGGTCGAGCGGGCCCAGTCAAAGGGCATCCGCGTGCTGGCCGGACACACTGCCGTGGGCACCTGCGGCCGCGGTCGTATTCGGGCCGTCGAGGTCAAGCCGGTCGGCGCTAACGGCCAGCCCGGACGCGGTGGCGAAGCCCTCCGTTGCGATCTGCTGTGCGCTTCGGGCGGCTGGAACCCGGTGGTGCATCTGTTTTCGCATCTGCAAGGGCCACTTCGATTCGATAAAACCCTGGCCAGCTTTGTGCCGGCTGCGGCCGAGCAACGCGGCCTGCATCCGACCGGGGGTGCGCGCGGTCTGTTCGACTTGACCGAGGCACTGGTCGATGCTGCCGATGTCGGTCTCGCCGCGGCGCGCGCGGCCGGCTTCGACGGACCGCCGCTGGCAATCCCGGCCGCCCCCGGAACTCCAGCAAACCGACTCGACCTGGAGCCGGCCTGGGAGCTGCCCTCGTCGGTACCGGACAAGAACAAGCGCGCCTGGGTCGACCTGCAAAACGACGTCACCGCCAAGGACCTGAAGCTGGCGCTGACAGAGGGCTACCGCTCGGTCGAGCATGTCAAGCGCTACACCACCACCGGCATGGGCACCGATCAGGGTAAAGTCGGCAACGTTACCGCGCTGGGCATCCTGGCCAGCCAGCAGCAACTCGACGTGCCCGAGATCGGCTTTACCACCTTCCGGCCACCCTACTCGCCCGCGACCATCGGCACCCTGGCGGGGCGCAACACCGGCGAGTTCCTCGCGCCGGTGCGCAAGACGCCGATGCACGACTGGCACGAAGCACACGGTGCGGTGTTCGAAGACGTCGGCCAGTGGAAACGCCCGTTTTGCTACCCGCGTGACGGGGAGAGCGAACACGCTGCCGTGCAGCGCGAGGCGAGGGCAGTGCGCGAATCGGTCGGCGTGCTTGACGGCTCGACGCTGGGCAAGATCGACATCCGCGGCCCCGACGCGGCCGAATTCATCAACCGCATCTACACCAACGCCTGGCTGAAGCTGGCGCCGGGCAAGTGCCGCTACGGCCTGATGCTCGGCGAGGACGGCATGGTGATGGACGACGGCGTGACCGCGCGCATCAGCAAAGACCATTTCCACATGACCACCACCACCGGCGGCGCAGCCAGGGTCATGGCCTGGCTGGAGGAGTGGCATCAGACCGAATGGCCGAGGCTGAAGCTGCGCATGACCTCGGTCACCGACCAGTGGGCGGTGGCCAGCATGGCCGGGCCGAATTCGCGCCGGGTGATGGAAAAGCTCGTCGATGATATCGATGTATCCAAAGATGCCATGCCGTTCATGGCCTGGACCTCGGGTCATGTCTGCGGCGGCGTTCCGGCCCGCGTGTTCAGAATCAGCTTCTCCGGAGAACTGGGCTTCGAGATCAACGTGCCGGCGCGCTACGGGCTGGCGCTGTGGCGAGCGGTGATGAGCGCCGGTGCCGAGTTCGACATCACGCCCTACGGCACTGAAGTCATGCATCTGTTGCGCGCCGAGAAGGGTTTCATCATCGTTGGCCAGGACACCGACGGCACCATCACGCCACTTGATCTCAACATGGACTGGGTGGTGAGCAAGAACAAGGACTTCATCGGCCGCCGCTCACTGTATCGCGCCGACATGCTGCGTGAAGACCGCAAGCAGCTGGTCGGGCTCTACCCCGGCGATCCGAACCTGGTGCTCGAGGAAGGCGCCCATGTGCTCGAGCCGGGCGCGACCACGACGCCGCCGGTACCGATGCTCGGTCATGTGACCTCGAGTTATTACAGCCCCAACCTCGAGCGCGGCTTCGCCATGGCGCTGGTCGCCGGCGGGCTGTCGCGCAAGGGTGAGCGACTGGTGGTCGACACCGGCGACGGGCGCGCCGAAGTCGAGGTCGTCGACCCGGTCTTTTTCGACCCGGAAGGAGAGCGCCTGCATGGCTGA
- a CDS encoding sarcosine oxidase subunit gamma — protein MAEATLRPHSQLAGALAELAARHSAGAGPRLSESPFAARLMLRAIEPLDALNRRIGPLLGLALDDTPNRATESANLTVFWQRVDHWLIVAPDDRREALITALDDALADGDSSLVDLSDYYTTLLLEGERAVDVLMKGCSLDLHPRAFAVGDMALTRLAQADVMLHRSGERRYAIQMRRSFAEYALKWLFDAGLEYDIGVIHENTHGVES, from the coding sequence ATGGCTGAAGCCACACTCAGGCCGCACAGTCAGCTCGCTGGCGCACTGGCCGAACTGGCCGCGCGGCACAGCGCGGGTGCCGGACCGAGGCTGTCGGAATCACCGTTTGCCGCGCGCCTCATGCTGCGTGCGATCGAACCGCTGGATGCGCTTAACCGGCGCATCGGGCCGCTGCTCGGTCTGGCCCTGGACGACACACCCAATCGCGCAACCGAGAGCGCCAACCTGACCGTTTTCTGGCAGCGCGTCGATCACTGGCTGATTGTGGCCCCGGACGACCGGCGCGAGGCGCTGATTACCGCCCTTGACGACGCGCTGGCCGACGGCGACTCGAGCCTGGTCGACCTCAGCGACTACTACACGACGCTGCTGCTCGAAGGCGAGCGGGCCGTCGACGTGCTGATGAAAGGCTGTTCGCTGGACCTGCACCCACGCGCCTTCGCCGTTGGCGACATGGCGCTGACCCGCCTGGCCCAGGCCGACGTCATGCTGCACCGCAGCGGCGAGAGGCGATATGCCATCCAGATGCGCCGCTCCTTCGCCGAGTACGCGCTGAAGTGGCTGTTCGATGCCGGACTCGAGTACGACATCGGGGTCATTCACGAAAACACGCACGGAGTCGAATCATGA
- a CDS encoding GcvT family protein: MKSHARVVVIGGGVVGVSTLYHLTLKGWSDVMLLERRELASGSTWHAAGLLPLFNMSYSVGQIHKYSVRLYTALQEKDGHELGLRRVSNIRLATTPDRMDEYRQYAGVAETIGVKVEFLTPEEVIDIWPLAVSDGLIGAIRHPDDGYIQPSDLTQTFARLARAGGAEINRGVTVKAIERSASGEWTIITDAGEVTCEHVVSASGNFARQTGRMVGLDIPVIPVEHQYIVTEPHPDIQARHERGEPEMGVLRESDGSWYMREEAGGLLLGPYEKGAPACYVDGPDPDAEYELFQDDIERLEPHIESAINRVPAFGEAGIKQIYNGAIAYTPDGSPIIGPAWDVPNFWLNEGHSFGITAAGGAGWQLAEWIVEGAPTIDMLGVDPRRFGPYATRNYLIRKNEEAYENVFTTHYPDEERPAGRPLKTAPCYDRMKALGAVFHARYGWERPNWFAPEGVEQKDHWSFRRSKWFEHARNEAQNVMKNVGLLDLTAFAKARISGPGACEFLDRLVANKVPTKDGRIALCHALNQHGGVHSEFTLHKEADHCYYAVSAGVYTRIDHDWVRKHMPDDGSVRFDDLSTQLGTLVVAGPNSRELLERVSADDFSNEAFPWLTGRDVIIGMAPVKALRVNFIGELGWELHHPIEMQNHVFDALMEAGAELGIRPFGIRAMEGMRIEKTYRMPGHELSIEYAALESGLDRFIKLDKGDFIGRDALIKWKERGFDNQLVMLEVHDVEDADPVGNNPIYKDGELVGRATTGGYGYRLDQSYAIAMVRPSLAGVGTELEMDILGNRHRVTIIPESPYDPENRKLRDV, from the coding sequence ATGAAATCACACGCACGCGTGGTCGTCATTGGAGGCGGCGTCGTCGGAGTCAGCACCCTCTATCACCTGACGCTCAAGGGCTGGTCGGACGTGATGCTGCTCGAACGCCGCGAGCTGGCCTCGGGCTCGACCTGGCACGCCGCCGGGCTGCTGCCGCTTTTCAACATGAGCTACAGCGTCGGCCAGATCCACAAGTATTCGGTCAGACTCTACACCGCGCTGCAGGAAAAAGACGGCCACGAACTCGGCCTCAGGCGCGTGTCCAACATCCGACTGGCAACCACCCCGGACCGGATGGACGAATACCGCCAGTACGCCGGGGTGGCCGAGACCATCGGCGTCAAGGTCGAGTTCCTCACACCAGAGGAGGTTATCGACATCTGGCCGCTGGCCGTGTCCGACGGCCTGATCGGCGCCATTCGGCATCCCGACGACGGCTACATCCAGCCCTCGGACCTGACCCAGACTTTTGCCAGGCTGGCGCGCGCCGGCGGCGCCGAAATCAACCGTGGAGTGACGGTCAAGGCCATTGAGCGCTCGGCCTCGGGTGAATGGACGATCATCACCGATGCCGGCGAGGTCACCTGCGAGCACGTGGTCTCGGCGAGCGGCAACTTCGCCCGCCAGACCGGGCGCATGGTGGGGCTCGACATTCCGGTCATTCCGGTCGAGCACCAGTACATCGTCACCGAACCGCATCCCGACATTCAGGCCCGACACGAACGTGGCGAACCGGAGATGGGCGTGCTGCGCGAGTCCGACGGCTCGTGGTACATGCGCGAGGAAGCCGGCGGTCTGCTGCTCGGCCCCTACGAGAAAGGCGCGCCGGCCTGTTACGTGGATGGTCCTGACCCGGATGCCGAGTATGAACTGTTCCAGGACGACATCGAGCGGCTCGAGCCGCATATCGAGTCGGCGATCAATCGCGTTCCCGCCTTCGGCGAGGCCGGCATCAAACAGATCTACAACGGCGCCATTGCCTACACGCCCGACGGCAGCCCGATCATCGGACCGGCCTGGGACGTGCCCAATTTCTGGCTCAACGAGGGTCATTCCTTCGGCATCACCGCTGCCGGCGGGGCCGGCTGGCAGCTGGCCGAATGGATCGTCGAGGGCGCGCCAACCATTGACATGCTCGGCGTCGACCCGCGCCGATTCGGCCCCTATGCCACGCGCAACTATCTCATCAGAAAAAACGAGGAAGCCTACGAGAACGTTTTCACGACTCACTATCCCGACGAGGAACGACCGGCCGGTCGGCCGCTGAAGACTGCGCCGTGCTATGACCGGATGAAGGCGCTCGGCGCCGTGTTCCACGCCCGCTACGGCTGGGAACGGCCCAACTGGTTCGCGCCGGAAGGCGTGGAACAGAAAGACCACTGGTCGTTCCGGCGCTCGAAGTGGTTCGAGCACGCGCGCAACGAAGCGCAGAACGTGATGAAAAACGTCGGGCTGCTGGATCTGACCGCGTTCGCCAAGGCGCGCATCTCCGGGCCAGGCGCCTGCGAATTCCTCGACCGGCTGGTGGCCAACAAGGTGCCGACAAAAGACGGCCGCATTGCACTGTGCCACGCGCTCAACCAGCACGGCGGCGTGCATTCGGAGTTCACGCTGCACAAGGAAGCCGACCACTGCTACTACGCCGTCTCGGCCGGCGTCTACACCCGCATCGATCACGACTGGGTCAGGAAGCACATGCCCGACGATGGCTCGGTGCGCTTCGACGATCTCTCCACCCAGCTCGGCACGCTGGTCGTGGCCGGCCCGAACAGCCGCGAACTGCTCGAGCGCGTCTCGGCCGACGACTTCTCCAACGAAGCATTCCCCTGGCTGACCGGCCGCGACGTGATCATCGGCATGGCGCCGGTCAAGGCGCTGCGGGTGAACTTCATCGGCGAGCTGGGCTGGGAGCTGCACCACCCGATCGAAATGCAAAACCACGTCTTCGACGCGCTGATGGAAGCCGGCGCCGAGCTCGGCATCAGACCGTTCGGCATCCGCGCCATGGAGGGCATGCGCATCGAAAAGACCTACCGCATGCCCGGCCACGAGCTGTCGATCGAATACGCCGCGCTGGAATCCGGGCTCGATCGCTTCATCAAGCTCGACAAGGGCGACTTCATCGGCCGCGATGCGCTGATCAAATGGAAGGAGCGCGGCTTTGACAACCAGCTGGTGATGCTGGAAGTCCACGACGTCGAGGACGCCGATCCGGTCGGCAATAATCCGATCTACAAGGACGGTGAACTGGTCGGTCGCGCCACCACCGGCGGCTACGGCTATCGCCTGGACCAGTCCTACGCCATTGCCATGGTGCGGCCTTCCCTGGCCGGGGTCGGCACCGAGCTGGAAATGGATATTCTCGGAAATCGTCATCGGGTCACGATCATTCCGGAAAGCCCGTACGACCCCGAGAACCGGAAGCTGCGCGATGTTTAA
- a CDS encoding electron transfer flavoprotein subunit beta/FixA family protein, which yields MKILVPVKRVIDPYVHVRVKRDETGVETENVKMAMNPFCEIALEQAVRLKEAGMAGEVIAVSAGPQAFQDTLRYALAVGADRAIHIVHEGDELQPLAVAKLLARVIEAEDPDLVLLGKQAIDGDHNQTGQMLAGLTGWPQATFVSKLEIDDGRATATREIDGGLQTLILSLPAVITVDLRLNEPRFAKLPDIMKAKRKPIEQRTPDELGVDIRPRYVTLSVRRPPERQGGELVGSIGELVDKLREAGTI from the coding sequence ATGAAGATCCTGGTCCCCGTCAAACGCGTCATCGATCCTTACGTCCACGTCCGCGTCAAGCGCGACGAAACCGGCGTGGAGACCGAAAACGTCAAGATGGCGATGAATCCATTCTGTGAAATCGCGCTGGAGCAGGCCGTGCGACTGAAAGAAGCGGGGATGGCCGGAGAGGTCATCGCCGTCTCGGCCGGACCACAGGCATTTCAGGACACACTCAGATATGCCCTGGCCGTCGGCGCCGATCGGGCGATCCATATCGTCCACGAAGGCGATGAACTGCAGCCGCTGGCGGTTGCCAAATTGCTGGCTCGAGTCATCGAGGCCGAGGATCCCGACCTGGTTCTCCTGGGCAAGCAGGCCATCGACGGCGACCACAACCAGACCGGACAGATGCTGGCCGGCCTCACCGGCTGGCCGCAGGCCACGTTCGTATCGAAACTCGAGATCGACGACGGCAGGGCAACGGCCACGCGCGAAATCGACGGTGGGCTGCAGACGCTGATTCTCTCCCTGCCGGCCGTCATCACGGTGGACCTGAGGCTCAACGAACCGCGATTTGCCAAGCTGCCCGACATCATGAAGGCCAAGCGCAAACCGATCGAGCAGCGCACCCCGGACGAGCTCGGTGTGGACATCAGGCCGCGCTACGTGACGCTCTCGGTCAGGCGGCCGCCCGAGCGCCAGGGGGGCGAGCTTGTCGGCAGCATCGGTGAACTGGTCGACAAGCTCAGGGAAGCCGGAACGATATGA